In the genome of Curtobacterium sp. MCLR17_036, the window CGGCGGCGGTACGGCGACCGCCGTGCCCGAGGTCACGATCGAGGCGCCACGCGCCTCTCGGAAACCCGAGGGCACGCTGTACCGCGGATCGACGGGCATGTGGTCCTGGGTCCTGCACCGGATCACCGGCGTCGCGATCTACTTCTTCCTGCTGGTGCACATCCTCGACACCGCGCTGGTGCGCTTGTCACCAGAGGCCTACAACGCCGTCATCGGCACGTACAAGACCCCGATCATGAACCTCGGCGAGACCGCCCTGGTGATGGCGATCGTGTTCCACGCCTACAACGGACTGCGGATCATCCTCGTCGACTTCTGGTCCAAGGGACCGAAGTACCAGCGGGCCATGTTCTGGATCGTCCTCGTCCTCTGGGCGATCACGATCGCGGGCTTCCTGCCCCGCCAGCTCATGAACCTCGTCGCCGACTTCAACTAGGGGCACTGAGATGACCACGCAGACCATCGAGCCCCCGCGCTCGGCCGCCGCCGCCCGCCGCACCACCAACTGGGAGAAGTGGGGCTGGATCTACATGCGCGCCTCGGGCGTGCTGCTCGTCGTGCTGATCTTCGGCCACCTCTTCGTGAACATGGTGGCGGGCGAGGGCGTCAAGCAGATCGACTTCGCCTTCGTCGCCGGCAAGTGGGCCGACCCGTTCTGGAAGGTCTGGGACTCGCTCATGCTGGTCCTCGCGCTCATCCACGGCTCGAACGGCATGCGGACGATCATCAACGACTACGTGGCGAAGCCCGGCGTGCGCAGGACGCTCCTCGGAGCCGTCCTCGTCGCGTGCGTCGCGCTCATCGTCCTCGGCCTGCTCGTGTGCTGGACGTTCGACCCGTGCCCCGCGGGCGCCGCCGCCGCCGACCTGCCGTCCTTCTGCCCGGCGCAGTAGCCCCACCGCCGCTGCCGCCCGCCTTCCCACCGTCTACGGAAAGACCCCTGTGACCACCGAGACCACCGTCCACCACCACCAGTTCGACATCGTCATCATCGGCGCAGGAGGCGCGGGCATGCGTGCCGCGATCGAGGCCGGCCCGAAGGCGAAGACGGCCGTCATCTCGAAGCTGTACCCGACCCGGTCGCACACCGGTGCGGCGCAGGGCGGGATGGCCGCCGCCCTGGCGAACGTCGAAGAGGACTCGTGGGAGTGGCACACCTTCGACACGATCAAGGGCGGCGACTACCTGGTCGACCAGGACGCCGCCGAGATCCTCGCGAAGGAGGCGATCGACGCCGTCATCGACCTCGAGAACATGGGCCTGCCGTTCAACCGCACGCCCGAGGGCAAGATCGACCAGCGTCGGTTCGGCGGGCACACGCGCGACCACGGCAAGTCGCCGGTGCGCCGCGCCTGCTACGCCGCCGACCGCACGGGCCACATGATCCTGCAGACGCTGTTCCAGAACTGCGTGAAGCTCGGTGTCGAGTTCTACAACGAGTTCTACGCACTCGACCTCATCATGGTCGACGTCGTGGGCGACGACGGCGTCACCCGCAAGCAGCCGGCGGGCGTCGTCGCGTTCGAGCTCGCGACCGGTGAGCTGCACGTCTTCCACGCCAAGGCGATGATCTTCGCCACCGGCGGCTTCGGCAAGATGTACAAGACGACCTCGAACGCGCACACGCTCACGGGCGACGGCGTCGGGATCGTCTGGCGCACGGGCCTGCCGCTCGAGGACATGGAGTTCTTCCAGTTCCACCCGACCGGCCTGGCGGGCCTCGGCATCCTGCTCACCGAGGGCGCCCGCGGCGAGGGCGCGATCCTCCGGAACGCCTCGGGCGAGCGCTTCATGGAGCGCTACGCCCCGACCATCAAGGACCTCGCCCCACGCGACATCGTCGCCCGCTGCATGGTGCAGGAAGTCGCCGAGGGCCGCGGGGCCGGACCGAACAAGGACTACGTCCTGCTCGACTGCACGCACCTCGGTGCCGAGGTCCTCGAGACGAAGCTGCCGGACATCACCGAGTTCGCCCGCACCTACCTCGGTGTCGACCCCGTCGTCGAGCCGGTGCCGGTCATGCCCACCGCGCACTACGCGATGGGCGGCATCCCGACGAACACCGACGCCCAGGTCCTGTACGACAACACGACGGTCGTCCCCGGGCTGTACGCCGCCGGCGAGTGCGCCTGCGTGTCGGTGCACGGCTCGAACCGTCTCGGCACGAACTCCCTGCTCGACATCAACGTCTTCGGCAAGCGCTCCGGCAACAACGCCGCCGAGTGGGTCAAGACCGCCGAGTTCCTCCCCCTGCCCGAGGACCCGGCCGCCGGTGTCCGCGCGATGCTCGAGCAGCTCCGCGCCTCGACCGGCACCGAGCGCGTCTCGGCACTCCGCAAGGAGCTGCAGGAGGAGATGGACAAGAACGCGCAGGTGTTCCGCACCGACGAGTCCCTGGCACGCGTCACCGAGACCATCCACACGCTCCGCAACCGCTTCACGCAGGTGAGCGTGCAGGACAAGGGCAAGCGGTTCAACACCGACCTGCTCGAGGCCGTCGAGCTCGGCTTCCTGCTCGACCTGGCCGAGGTCGTCGTCTACTCGGCGCGCAACCGCAAGGAGAGCCGCGGCGGGCACATGCGCGACGACTACCCGAAGCGCGACGACGAGAACTACATGCAGCACACGATGGCGTAC includes:
- the sdhC gene encoding succinate dehydrogenase, cytochrome b556 subunit; this translates as MAEPTGGGTATAVPEVTIEAPRASRKPEGTLYRGSTGMWSWVLHRITGVAIYFFLLVHILDTALVRLSPEAYNAVIGTYKTPIMNLGETALVMAIVFHAYNGLRIILVDFWSKGPKYQRAMFWIVLVLWAITIAGFLPRQLMNLVADFN
- the sdhD gene encoding succinate dehydrogenase, hydrophobic membrane anchor protein: MTTQTIEPPRSAAAARRTTNWEKWGWIYMRASGVLLVVLIFGHLFVNMVAGEGVKQIDFAFVAGKWADPFWKVWDSLMLVLALIHGSNGMRTIINDYVAKPGVRRTLLGAVLVACVALIVLGLLVCWTFDPCPAGAAAADLPSFCPAQ
- the sdhA gene encoding succinate dehydrogenase flavoprotein subunit; this encodes MTTETTVHHHQFDIVIIGAGGAGMRAAIEAGPKAKTAVISKLYPTRSHTGAAQGGMAAALANVEEDSWEWHTFDTIKGGDYLVDQDAAEILAKEAIDAVIDLENMGLPFNRTPEGKIDQRRFGGHTRDHGKSPVRRACYAADRTGHMILQTLFQNCVKLGVEFYNEFYALDLIMVDVVGDDGVTRKQPAGVVAFELATGELHVFHAKAMIFATGGFGKMYKTTSNAHTLTGDGVGIVWRTGLPLEDMEFFQFHPTGLAGLGILLTEGARGEGAILRNASGERFMERYAPTIKDLAPRDIVARCMVQEVAEGRGAGPNKDYVLLDCTHLGAEVLETKLPDITEFARTYLGVDPVVEPVPVMPTAHYAMGGIPTNTDAQVLYDNTTVVPGLYAAGECACVSVHGSNRLGTNSLLDINVFGKRSGNNAAEWVKTAEFLPLPEDPAAGVRAMLEQLRASTGTERVSALRKELQEEMDKNAQVFRTDESLARVTETIHTLRNRFTQVSVQDKGKRFNTDLLEAVELGFLLDLAEVVVYSARNRKESRGGHMRDDYPKRDDENYMQHTMAYLTGDPHSSLADDHITLDWKPVVMTRYQPMERKY